The stretch of DNA TCATTAGGTTTTAGTTGTTTAGACATTCCATTCACTTCCTTTAAAATCCTTTTAACTATATAATTCAACGATTCAAAGAATAATAAAATAATATTACCATATCAAGCCTTCCAAAAAGGAGAATTTTTCTAAACATAAAAGAAAAAGCACCCCTGCTTTTTGAACAGAGATGCGTTGAAAATTTACTTTTCATCGATTTCGACTTTATTCACTCGTTTTACAGTATTCATATGGTCAAATGAATAGGTTGCCATCGTTTGAATATCATGGTATTTTGATCTCTTGTCAGTTTTCATGACCACAGAGATAATCTCCTTGTTTCCCTGTTTTAAATATTCCAATAGTGTATGTTGGGCGGCATTTGTAAAACCTGGTTTTCCAGCAATAGCGTTTGGTTGGCTTTGAATATTCATTAAATTACGGATGGTTTTTTCTTTAATGCTTGTTTTAATGTTGGTCGTTTGTGTAGACATAACTTCAAGTACATTAGGGTGTTTAATGGCTTCTCTAGTGATGAGCGCCATATCATAGGGCGTTGTATAATGATTGGGATCATGGAGTCCATTGGGTGTAACAAAATGGGTGTTTTTGAGGCCCCATTCTTGCACTTTCTGGTTCATGAGATCAGCAAATCCTTTTTCACTTCCAGCCACATTTTCAGCGATCGTAACTGCTACATCATTTGCACTTAACAATAATAAAGCCTTCATAGCATCCTGTTTAGTAATCCTCTCACCTGTTCTAAGCCCTAAACAAAGGCATTCTTGATTGGCTGCATGTGAACTAACCGTCAGCCATTCCCCATCCTTCATTCGTTCATCTAAAACAGTGGCTGTTAATACTTTTGTCATACTAGCAGGATACGCCCTTGAATGGGCATTTTTGTTGTAAAGAATCTCTCCGGTCTTGGCATCTATGGTAACTCCATAAGCACCTACAATTTGTGGTGGGTAGACCTCCGCCGAGTTCCCCTTCATGACTATCCCATTCAATACCAAAAGAACTAATAATGATGCTACAACGAATTTCCCGATGTTTGTCATGATGTACCTCCAGTTGAACGAACCTCAGATATCTTATCCGTTTTATTTTGTTCCAGTATTAGCAGAATTACTACATTAAAATGGGGACAGTCCCTCATTGCTTTACAGCAGTGGGGGACTGTCCCCAGAAACGTTCCTGAGTTTTCACTGTATTCACTTTTAAAATACAAAAAATGTTCACAATCTATAAAATCAATTTCCTTTTTTCGTGATGTATGTCACATTTACTCGATTTAAAATCAATTAAACTAATTTTAAGTTAATTCTAAGGGGGATTTAAAATGATAGTAGCTTGGTTAATTACCATTGGTTTATTTTTAGTGTGTATCTATGCAACAACGGTTATTATTAATGGACTCGAAGAAAAGGATCAACTTGACTTAGCAGAATTGCAATCACAACTTAAAAACACAACAAAGAAAAATGATAAAAAAGATATGAAACTAGCAATATAATTGTAAAAAAACAAAAAACAACTTCAATTTGGAGTTGTTTTTTATTTCCTGAAATTTGATCATTCCTTACTTCATATCGCTGATTTTAATTTTCCAAATCATATGGTCAAAGCCTTCGTCCCAATAATCTTTTAACAAGTAATTAGGTTCCCCAAATTTCTTTTTCCAGATTTGTTGTGCTCGGGCATACCCACTATCTAAGCAAAATTCTTCTATACCTTTATTTTGTAATTTGGAATACATAGAATTCAATAATAGTCTTCCAATACCCATTCTTTGATATTCTGGTAGGACAAATACAGTCCCTACTTCAGGCAGCTCTTTATAAGCATTTTTTGTACATTTACATATGAGATCGCTAGCAGGACCATATTCGATGGAGCCCACAATTTTGTCGGAATGCCATGCAATCAAAAAATAACGATTTGTACCATTGCTAGCAAAATCACTTACTAAGTATTTTTTCTTACTACCAATTTCAGCCTCGTTGTCCTCGAATTTCTCTCCGATACCTTCTTTAGTAAATGTATCAATTATGACTTTTTCAAAAAATAGATTCAACTCATTTGTGTCCTCTATTCTCGGTCTTCTTATCTTGATGTTTAACACCTAAAAGCACTCCTTATACCATTATTAACTTAGATTTCTAGGTGTACCTTAAATTTCCCTCCTTCTATGACTAGTTATTGTTGCTTTTTTCCTGCTTCACGGACACTAGTAGACCCACCTTTTTTTTTACATTAAAAATGCGCCCCTGTATAACCAGAGACGCACTCGGTATTTTTTTATAGTTTTTCCCCATTCGTTTCAATAACGTCTTTATACCAAAAGAAGGACTTTTTCTTTTTCCGTGCTAATGTGCCGCTGCCATCATCATGTTTGTCTACATAGATGAATCCATACCGTTTAGAGTATTCGCCTGAAGACATGCTCACCATGTCAATACATCCCCAGGTTGTATATCCCATGAGCTCAACCCCATCTTCAATTGATTCACCCATTGCTCTAATGTGATCACGAAGATAATCGATTCGATAGTCATCATTGATCGAGCCATCTTCTTCTACCTTATCATAGGCTCCTAATCCATTTTCGACAACGAAGAGTGGTACTTGGTAGCGATCGTACAATTGGTTTAAGCCTATCCGCAAACCAACGGGGTCGATTTCCCAACCCCAATCACTTGCCTTTAGGAAAGGATTCTTCACTCCGCCGATGAGATTTCCTTGTGCGTTCTCTAAATCTGACTTCTCTTTTTTCTCGGTACGGGACATATAGTAACTAAGTCCAATATAATCGACAGTACCTTCCTTAATTAATTCCAGATCGCCCTCCTGAATATCTAATTCAATATTATGCTCTTTGAAATAGCGCTTAATGAATGCAGGATATTCCCCACGAACCTGAACGTCTGCACAAAAATAGTTGAAAAAGCGTTCTTCTTGAAGGGCATACATGACATTTTCCGGATTGGAATCGTACGAATAAACTGGTGCATATAAAATCATACAGCCAATTTGAGCATCTGGAATGATTTCATGACATGCTTTTACAGCAATTGCACTGGCAACAAATTGATGATGATATGCCTGGAAAGTTGGCTGGTACTTGTCTTCTTCTTTATGAATAGCAAAGCCAAGCCCCATGATTGGCATAATTAATCCACTATTAATTTCATTAAATGTCATCCAGTATTTCACTTTGTTTTTATAGCGATTAAAGATTACATTTACATATCTTTCAAAGAAAGTAACTACTTCACGATTTCTCCAGCCGCCATATTCCTTTACCAGATTTACAGGCATTTCATAGTGAGAAATCGTCACAACAGGTTCAATTCCATGTTTATGCAATTCGTCAAAGACACGGTCATAGAATGCCAGGCCTTCTTCATTCTCTTCTAGTTCATTTCCATTTGGAAAAATTCTGGTCCACGCAATAGACATACGGAACACTTTGAAACCCATTTCTGCAAATAAAGCTATATCTTCCTTATATCGATGGTAGAAGTCAATTCCTTCATGGTTCGGATAGCTGTATTTCTCACGATCGATTTCAAAATTAAAGCCTGGGGATTGAAGAATGTTAAGTCTTTCTTTTCCGCCAGGAAGAACATCGGCTATATTTAACCCCTTATTGCCTTCATCAAATCCGCCTTCCATTTGATTGGCAGCCGTTGCTCCGCCCCATAAAAAGCCTTCGGGAAAATGATATTTATTCATAAGAGAAACCTCCTGAAATTTTTTCCATAATCATTACTATTTGTTAGTTGGCTAAATTCTATAATTAACTATAAAGGAATAATAACTACCTTTATTTAGATAGTAAATAAATTAAGGGTATCTAGTTATTAATAACGAAGGTAGTCACTTGTTTCATACATCTAACACTGTGTTTTCTTGTGCTAAAATGGGGTTAGATGATTAAAGAAGATTAAGGAGACTTTCAAAACATGTTTTCAAATGAGGTTATCGCTTCTTTCAATGAATTAGAAACTTCTTTATACAATTATATTTGCCAAAACGGTGATAAGGTTGCTTATATGCGAAT from Bacillus sp. SLBN-46 encodes:
- a CDS encoding D-alanyl-D-alanine carboxypeptidase family protein — protein: MTNIGKFVVASLLVLLVLNGIVMKGNSAEVYPPQIVGAYGVTIDAKTGEILYNKNAHSRAYPASMTKVLTATVLDERMKDGEWLTVSSHAANQECLCLGLRTGERITKQDAMKALLLLSANDVAVTIAENVAGSEKGFADLMNQKVQEWGLKNTHFVTPNGLHDPNHYTTPYDMALITREAIKHPNVLEVMSTQTTNIKTSIKEKTIRNLMNIQSQPNAIAGKPGFTNAAQHTLLEYLKQGNKEIISVVMKTDKRSKYHDIQTMATYSFDHMNTVKRVNKVEIDEK
- a CDS encoding GNAT family N-acetyltransferase, which translates into the protein MLNIKIRRPRIEDTNELNLFFEKVIIDTFTKEGIGEKFEDNEAEIGSKKKYLVSDFASNGTNRYFLIAWHSDKIVGSIEYGPASDLICKCTKNAYKELPEVGTVFVLPEYQRMGIGRLLLNSMYSKLQNKGIEEFCLDSGYARAQQIWKKKFGEPNYLLKDYWDEGFDHMIWKIKISDMK
- a CDS encoding glycoside hydrolase family 1 protein translates to MNKYHFPEGFLWGGATAANQMEGGFDEGNKGLNIADVLPGGKERLNILQSPGFNFEIDREKYSYPNHEGIDFYHRYKEDIALFAEMGFKVFRMSIAWTRIFPNGNELEENEEGLAFYDRVFDELHKHGIEPVVTISHYEMPVNLVKEYGGWRNREVVTFFERYVNVIFNRYKNKVKYWMTFNEINSGLIMPIMGLGFAIHKEEDKYQPTFQAYHHQFVASAIAVKACHEIIPDAQIGCMILYAPVYSYDSNPENVMYALQEERFFNYFCADVQVRGEYPAFIKRYFKEHNIELDIQEGDLELIKEGTVDYIGLSYYMSRTEKKEKSDLENAQGNLIGGVKNPFLKASDWGWEIDPVGLRIGLNQLYDRYQVPLFVVENGLGAYDKVEEDGSINDDYRIDYLRDHIRAMGESIEDGVELMGYTTWGCIDMVSMSSGEYSKRYGFIYVDKHDDGSGTLARKKKKSFFWYKDVIETNGEKL